From the genome of Cynocephalus volans isolate mCynVol1 chromosome 14, mCynVol1.pri, whole genome shotgun sequence, one region includes:
- the ERLEC1 gene encoding endoplasmic reticulum lectin 1 isoform X4 translates to MEEGGGGARSLVPGGPVLLVLCSLLEASGGGRALPPLSDDIPFRVNWPGTEFSLPTTGVLYKEDNYVIMTTAHKEKYKCILPLVTSGDEEEEKDYKGPNPRELLEPLFKQSSCSYRIESYWTYEVCHGKHIRQYHEEKETGQKINIHEYYLGNMLAKNLLFEKEQEAEEKEKSNEIPTKNIEGQMTPYYPVGMGNGTPCSLKQNRPRSSTVMYICHPESKHEILSVAEVTTCEYEVVILTPLLCSHPKYRFRASPVNDIFCQSLPGSPFKPLTLRQLEQQEEILRVPFRRSKEEDLQSTKEERFPAIHKPIAVGSQPVLTVGTTHISKLTDDQLIKEFLSGSYCFHGRNGRILEASQWTFSLGNLILPHLYNLMHSHYGLLSLLIGKT, encoded by the exons atggaagaaggaggcgGCGGCGCGCGGAGTCTGGTCCCCGGCGGGCCGGTGTTACTGGTCCTCTGCAGCCTCCTGGAGGCGTCCGGTGGCGGCCGAGCGCTCCCCCCACTCAGCGATGACATCCCTTTCCGAGTCAACTGGCCCGGCACCGAGTTCTCTCTG CCCACAACTGGAGTTTTATATAAAGAAGATAATTATGTCATCATGACAACtgcacataaagaaaaatataaatgtatacttCCCCTTGTGACAAGTGGGGATGAG gaagaagaaaaggattatAAAGGCCCTAATCCAAGAGAGCTTTTGGAACCTCTGTTTAAACAAAGCAGTTGTTCCTACAGA ATTGAGTCTTACTGGACTTATGAGGTATGTCACGGAAAACACATTCGGCAGTAccatgaagagaaagaaactggtcAG aaaataaatattcatgagtacTACCTTGGGAATATGTTGGCTAAGAATCTCCTGTTTGAAAAAG aacaagaagcagaagaaaaggagaaatcaaaTGAG attcccaCTAAAAATATCGAAGGTCAGATGACACCCTACTATCCTGTGGGAATGGGAAATGGTACACCTTGTAGTTTGAAACAGAACCGGCCCAGATCAAGTACTGTGATGTATATTTGTCATCCTGAATCTAAGCAtgaaattctttcagtagctGAAGTTACAACTTGTGAATATGAAGTTGTCATTTTGACACCACTGTTGTGCAGTCATCCTAAATATAG GTTCAGAGCATCTCCTGTGAATGACATATTTTGCCAGTCACTGCCAGGATCACCATTTAAACCCCTCACCCTGAGACAGCTGGAGCAGCAGGAAGAAATACTAAGGGTGCCTTTCAGGAGAAGTAAAGAG GAAGATTTGCAGTCGACTAAAGAAGAGAGATTTCCAGCAATCCACAAACCCATTGCTGTTGGGTCTCAGCCAGTGCTCACTGTTGGAACAACCCATATATCCAAACTGACAGATGACCAGCTCATAAAAGAGTTCCTTAGTGGTTCTTACTGCTTTCATGGG AGAAATGGCAGGATCCTAGAAGCCTCCCAGTGGACATTTTCTCTCGGCAATCTCATACTCCCACATCTCTATAATCTAATGCATAGCCACTATGGTCTCCTCTCCTTACTCATAGGTAAAACTTGA